A window of the Streptomyces sp. NBC_00250 genome harbors these coding sequences:
- the kdpB gene encoding potassium-transporting ATPase subunit KdpB, giving the protein MSTITPTRPPQPEAPSGRPAEAGRVGGGLFDPKQLVTSFPDAIRKLDPRVMIKSPVMFVVLIGSIVTTVLAVMNPGDWFGWAITAWLWLTTIFANLAEAVAEGRGKAQADTLRKAKTDTVARRIIGTHEERVPGTELKIGDLVVCEAGDIIPGDGDVVEGVASVDESAITGESAPVIRESGGDRCAVTGGTKVLSDRIVVRITTKPGETFIDRMISLVEGAARQKTPNEIALNILLASLTIVFLLAVVTLKPFAIYAGADEQTSLIVLTALLVCLIPTTIGALLSAIGIAGMDRLVQRNVLAMSGRAVEAAGDVSTLLLDKTGTITLGNRQASEFAPVAGTTEAELADAAQLSSLADETPEGRSIVVLAKEKYGLRERHQGELVGAEWVEFTAQTRMSGVDVDGRKVRKGATGSVVAWVKERGGSVSEDAQALTDRISQAGGTPLLVALEDGEGARVLGVIHLKDVVKEGMRERFDELRRMGIRTVMITGDNPLTAKAIAEEAGVDDFLAEATPEDKMALIKREQAGGKLVAMTGDGTNDAPALAQADVGVAMNTGTSAAKEAGNMVDLDSNPTKLIEIVEIGKQLLITRGALTTFSIANDVAKYFAIIPAMFAVAYPSLDKLNIMGLSSPESAILSAVIFNALIIVALVPLALKGVRYRPSSADSMLRRNLGIYGLGGLGAPFIGIKIIDFLISFIPGIG; this is encoded by the coding sequence ATGAGCACCATCACTCCCACCCGGCCTCCGCAGCCGGAGGCACCCAGCGGCCGACCGGCCGAGGCCGGACGCGTCGGCGGCGGACTGTTCGACCCCAAGCAGCTGGTCACGTCCTTCCCGGACGCGATCAGGAAGCTCGACCCGCGCGTGATGATCAAGTCGCCGGTCATGTTCGTGGTGCTCATCGGCTCGATCGTCACCACCGTCCTCGCCGTCATGAACCCGGGGGACTGGTTCGGCTGGGCGATCACCGCCTGGCTGTGGCTGACCACGATCTTCGCCAACCTGGCGGAGGCCGTTGCGGAAGGCCGGGGCAAGGCGCAGGCCGACACCCTGCGCAAGGCCAAGACCGACACCGTGGCGCGCCGGATCATCGGCACGCACGAGGAGCGGGTGCCCGGCACCGAGCTCAAGATCGGCGACCTGGTGGTCTGCGAGGCCGGCGACATCATCCCCGGCGACGGTGACGTCGTCGAGGGCGTCGCGTCGGTCGACGAGTCCGCGATCACGGGCGAATCGGCCCCGGTCATCCGCGAGTCGGGTGGCGACCGGTGCGCGGTGACGGGCGGCACGAAGGTCCTCTCCGACCGGATCGTCGTGAGGATCACGACGAAGCCGGGTGAGACCTTCATCGACCGGATGATCAGCCTGGTCGAGGGCGCGGCCCGGCAGAAGACGCCGAACGAGATCGCGCTCAACATCCTGCTCGCGTCGCTGACGATCGTCTTCCTGCTCGCCGTCGTCACCCTGAAGCCGTTCGCGATCTACGCGGGCGCCGACGAGCAGACCTCCCTCATCGTCCTCACGGCGCTCCTGGTCTGCCTGATCCCGACCACCATCGGTGCGCTGCTCTCCGCGATCGGCATCGCGGGCATGGACCGCCTGGTCCAGCGCAACGTCCTGGCCATGTCGGGGCGCGCGGTCGAAGCGGCCGGTGACGTGTCGACGTTGCTCCTGGACAAGACGGGCACGATCACGCTCGGCAACCGGCAGGCCTCGGAGTTCGCGCCGGTCGCCGGGACGACGGAGGCCGAACTGGCCGACGCCGCCCAGCTGTCGTCGCTCGCGGACGAGACGCCCGAGGGCCGCTCGATCGTGGTCCTGGCGAAGGAGAAGTACGGCCTTCGCGAGCGCCACCAGGGCGAGCTGGTCGGCGCCGAGTGGGTCGAGTTCACGGCGCAGACCCGGATGTCGGGCGTGGACGTGGACGGCAGGAAGGTCCGCAAGGGCGCGACCGGTTCGGTCGTGGCGTGGGTGAAGGAGCGGGGCGGCAGTGTCTCCGAGGACGCGCAGGCGCTCACGGACCGGATTTCCCAGGCTGGTGGCACGCCGCTGCTGGTGGCTCTGGAGGACGGCGAGGGCGCGCGGGTCCTGGGTGTCATCCACCTGAAGGACGTCGTCAAGGAGGGCATGCGGGAGCGGTTCGACGAGCTGCGCCGCATGGGCATCAGGACGGTCATGATCACGGGTGACAACCCGCTGACCGCGAAGGCGATCGCCGAGGAGGCGGGCGTCGACGACTTCCTCGCGGAGGCGACGCCCGAGGACAAGATGGCCCTCATCAAGCGGGAGCAGGCGGGCGGGAAGCTGGTCGCGATGACCGGCGACGGTACGAACGACGCGCCCGCGCTCGCGCAGGCGGACGTCGGCGTGGCGATGAACACGGGCACGTCGGCCGCGAAGGAGGCCGGCAACATGGTCGACCTCGACTCCAACCCGACCAAGCTCATCGAGATCGTCGAGATCGGCAAGCAACTCCTGATCACCCGGGGTGCGTTGACGACGTTCTCCATCGCCAACGACGTGGCGAAGTACTTCGCGATCATCCCCGCGATGTTCGCCGTCGCCTACCCGTCGCTCGACAAGCTCAACATCATGGGCCTGTCCTCGCCCGAGTCGGCGATCCTCTCCGCGGTCATCTTCAACGCCCTGATCATCGTGGCCCTCGTCCCGCTCGCCCTGAAGGGCGTGCGCTACCGCCCGAGCAGCGCGGACTCGATGCTCCGCCGGAACCTCGGGATCTACGGCCTGGGCGGCCTGGGCGCCCCGTTCATCGGCATCAAGATCATCGACTTCCTCATCTCCTTCATTCCCGGAATCGGCTGA
- a CDS encoding potassium-transporting ATPase subunit C, producing MNNSVGSTGRLLWAGLRALLVLTVVCGVLYPLAVTGIAQVAFPDKADGSEIKDAGGKVVGSELIGQTYNLPLKDGEETAAPDLKWFQPRPSNGLGSNSVNTQYSIILSGATNRSGDNADLVQWVKDAKAAVIKDNSTADYKVKPSDVPAEAVTSSGSGLDPHISPEYAKLQVHRIAEENHLTVAAVDKLVADHTDGRILGFIGEPRVNVLQLNIALKQLATAKG from the coding sequence ATGAACAACTCCGTAGGAAGCACCGGACGTCTGCTCTGGGCCGGCCTCCGCGCCCTGCTCGTCCTGACCGTCGTGTGCGGTGTCCTCTACCCGCTGGCCGTCACAGGGATCGCCCAAGTGGCCTTCCCCGACAAGGCCGACGGCTCCGAGATCAAGGACGCGGGTGGGAAGGTCGTCGGCTCGGAACTGATCGGCCAGACCTACAACCTCCCGCTGAAGGACGGCGAGGAGACGGCGGCCCCGGACCTGAAGTGGTTCCAGCCGCGCCCGTCGAACGGCCTGGGCTCCAACAGCGTCAACACCCAGTACTCGATCATCCTGTCCGGCGCCACGAACCGCTCGGGCGACAACGCGGACCTGGTCCAGTGGGTGAAGGACGCCAAGGCGGCCGTCATCAAGGACAACTCGACGGCCGACTACAAGGTGAAGCCGTCGGACGTCCCCGCCGAGGCCGTCACGTCCTCGGGTTCCGGCCTGGACCCGCACATCTCCCCGGAGTACGCGAAGCTCCAGGTCCACCGCATCGCCGAGGAGAACCACCTCACCGTCGCGGCGGTCGACAAGCTGGTCGCCGACCACACCGACGGCCGCATCCTCGGCTTCATCGGCGAACCCCGCGTCAACGTCCTCCAGCTCAACATCGCCCTCAAGCAGCTGGCGACGGCGAAGGGCTGA
- a CDS encoding winged helix DNA-binding domain-containing protein has product MVISARALNRSTLARQLLLDRVPIGVEDAVRRVVALQAQQPGSPYVALWNRVADFDPARLDKAVAGFELVRSTLMRLTLHLVHAEDYRAFREGMEPTLRGSRLHDPRFKAAGFTAGDADALLPELLAYAGEATRTGAQMRERLEAARGGPVDAVVWRMIRQYAPLWHAPTGPPWSFGAAQAFVTASTPLPVLGDPEAATAGLAVLIRRYLEGFGPASVPDMAQFTLAPRGKVREALRLLDGHLEQLEGSDGTVLHDVPGAVLPDEDVPAPPRLMAMWDSILLAYADRSRVIPAEYRKHVIRVNGDTLPTLLVDGYVAGVWRPVEGGIEASAFHPLPARVWAELASEAEALDGFLAARDPRVYSRYDHWWVKGLPAAETRMLPGA; this is encoded by the coding sequence ATGGTGATCAGCGCGCGCGCCCTCAACCGTTCCACCCTGGCCCGGCAGTTGCTGCTCGACCGGGTGCCGATCGGCGTCGAGGACGCCGTACGGCGGGTGGTGGCGCTGCAGGCGCAGCAACCCGGTTCGCCCTACGTGGCGTTGTGGAACCGGGTGGCGGACTTCGATCCGGCGCGGCTCGACAAGGCCGTGGCGGGCTTCGAGTTGGTCCGGTCGACCCTGATGCGGCTCACGCTGCATCTGGTGCACGCCGAGGACTACCGGGCCTTCCGGGAGGGCATGGAGCCGACGCTGCGCGGTTCACGGCTCCACGACCCCCGGTTCAAGGCGGCGGGGTTCACGGCCGGCGACGCCGACGCGCTGCTGCCCGAACTCCTGGCGTACGCCGGGGAGGCGACGCGGACCGGGGCCCAGATGCGGGAGCGCCTCGAAGCGGCGCGGGGCGGGCCGGTGGACGCCGTGGTGTGGCGGATGATCCGGCAGTACGCGCCGCTGTGGCACGCGCCGACGGGGCCGCCGTGGTCGTTCGGGGCGGCGCAGGCGTTCGTGACGGCGAGCACGCCGCTGCCGGTGCTGGGCGACCCTGAGGCGGCGACGGCGGGACTCGCCGTGCTGATCCGGCGCTATCTGGAGGGCTTCGGGCCCGCGTCCGTACCCGACATGGCGCAGTTCACCCTGGCGCCGCGAGGGAAGGTGCGCGAGGCGCTACGGCTGCTCGACGGCCACCTGGAGCAGCTGGAGGGGTCCGACGGGACCGTGCTCCACGACGTGCCCGGGGCGGTCCTGCCCGACGAGGACGTCCCGGCACCGCCCCGGCTGATGGCGATGTGGGACAGCATCCTGCTGGCCTACGCGGACCGCAGCCGCGTGATCCCGGCCGAGTACCGCAAGCACGTGATCCGCGTGAACGGCGACACGCTCCCGACGCTGCTCGTCGACGGGTACGTGGCCGGCGTCTGGCGTCCCGTCGAGGGAGGCATCGAGGCCTCGGCCTTCCACCCGCTGCCCGCCCGGGTCTGGGCGGAACTCGCGAGCGAGGCCGAGGCACTCGACGGCTTCCTCGCCGCCCGGGACCCCCGCGTCTACAGCCGCTACGACCACTGGTGGGTCAAGGGGCTCCCGGCGGCCGAGACCCGGATGCTCCCGGGCGCCTGA
- a CDS encoding DUF2079 domain-containing protein: MGEISTRTPVRPQPEETARVPRARTPVVPQAGPDAAPRTPGTRAQGSGEAASRGRGAASRGIALTVLCFLVCCGLGLQSWTAMRLTGFDLGIFDQAVRAYAHFELPRSPIKNVHHEFPPGFSLLGDHFTPALALLAPLYWVWDDPRVLVLAQAALFAVGVPVVRRIARHCFAGADPRTVRRAADLGGLVYALGWPLLNASYNGFHEVAFAVPFTLLMLERGLAHRYGAAACWAALLCTAKEDMGLVVGAFGLVLAVRAHRAGHRTGRITGVGLALAGPLVSAVVISWFLPAMGGPEGYYWSYGSLGADPGAALARVLTEPWVLLQVAVAPAVKVAMVAWILGTLALLPLGSPTFLLALPLLAERVLSDNPNHWPVINHYDAFLWPILLTAALETLGRLHRKGGILSRRWAITGIALSSAAAVGLGLGLLVRPDFWQPSPDKRPLATAAELIPDGATVEADNTIAPRLTARTHVVIADGTPRGADWFLLRVKDRTFPFASTEDQRRQVELLLAHGYTRVWQEDGTVLLHRTTRTPIPGMRLPGPDSTPIREAVPGDVGTSLLLR; the protein is encoded by the coding sequence ATGGGGGAGATATCGACGCGCACACCCGTACGACCGCAGCCGGAGGAAACGGCCCGCGTGCCACGTGCGCGTACGCCGGTCGTCCCTCAAGCCGGTCCGGATGCCGCGCCACGCACACCGGGGACACGGGCGCAGGGGAGCGGCGAGGCCGCGTCACGCGGGCGCGGGGCGGCGAGCAGGGGGATCGCCCTCACCGTCCTCTGCTTCCTCGTCTGCTGCGGCCTCGGGCTGCAGTCCTGGACGGCCATGCGGCTCACCGGCTTCGACCTCGGCATCTTCGACCAGGCGGTCCGCGCGTACGCGCACTTCGAGCTGCCGAGGTCGCCGATCAAGAACGTGCACCACGAGTTCCCGCCCGGTTTCTCCCTCCTCGGTGACCACTTCACCCCGGCGCTGGCCCTGCTCGCGCCGCTGTACTGGGTGTGGGACGACCCGCGGGTCCTGGTCCTCGCGCAGGCCGCGCTGTTCGCGGTGGGCGTGCCGGTGGTCCGCCGCATCGCCCGCCACTGCTTCGCGGGCGCGGACCCGCGCACGGTACGGAGGGCGGCGGACCTCGGCGGCCTGGTGTACGCCCTGGGATGGCCGCTCCTGAACGCCTCGTACAACGGCTTCCACGAGGTGGCCTTCGCCGTCCCGTTCACCCTCCTCATGCTGGAACGGGGCCTCGCCCACCGGTACGGCGCGGCGGCCTGCTGGGCGGCGCTGCTGTGCACGGCCAAGGAGGACATGGGCCTCGTCGTCGGCGCCTTCGGCCTGGTCCTGGCGGTACGGGCCCATCGCGCGGGCCACCGCACGGGCAGGATCACGGGGGTCGGGCTGGCCCTGGCCGGACCGCTGGTGTCCGCCGTGGTGATCAGCTGGTTCCTGCCTGCGATGGGCGGCCCCGAGGGCTACTACTGGTCGTACGGCAGCCTCGGCGCCGACCCGGGCGCCGCCCTGGCCCGTGTCCTCACCGAGCCGTGGGTGCTGCTCCAGGTCGCCGTCGCCCCGGCGGTGAAGGTCGCCATGGTGGCCTGGATCCTGGGCACCCTGGCCCTGCTCCCGCTGGGCTCCCCGACGTTCCTGCTCGCCTTACCGCTCCTCGCGGAACGGGTCCTCTCGGACAACCCGAACCACTGGCCCGTGATCAACCACTACGACGCCTTCCTGTGGCCGATCCTCCTGACGGCGGCGCTCGAAACGCTGGGGCGGCTGCACCGGAAGGGGGGAATCCTGTCCCGTCGGTGGGCGATCACGGGGATCGCCCTCTCCTCGGCGGCCGCCGTCGGCCTCGGTCTCGGCCTCCTCGTCCGCCCGGACTTCTGGCAGCCCTCCCCGGACAAACGCCCCCTAGCCACGGCGGCCGAACTCATCCCGGACGGCGCCACGGTGGAGGCGGACAACACCATCGCGCCCCGCCTGACCGCCCGTACGCACGTGGTGATCGCCGACGGGACCCCGCGCGGCGCCGACTGGTTCCTCCTCCGGGTGAAGGACCGCACCTTCCCCTTCGCCTCCACCGAGGACCAGCGCCGACAGGTCGAACTCCTCCTCGCCCACGGCTACACGCGGGTCTGGCAGGAGGACGGCACGGTCCTCCTCCACCGCACCACCCGGACCCCGATCCCCGGTATGCGCCTCCCGGGCCCGGACAGCACCCCGATCCGCGAGGCCGTACCCGGGGACGTGGGCACGAGCCTCCTGCTGCGGTAG
- a CDS encoding esterase-like activity of phytase family protein produces the protein MIPRLLRRPATVVLPLSTALALSVVMGTAEAEPARHGSAARVVSTSTLPDIPLAAFSNGLLPGSVDDDRDVDLGGIGSDLYPAERRGEYWTVTDRGPNGQIAVGKDKRRTFPVPGFDPAIVKVRAVGDRIQVLKAIPLTTTSGAPVTGLPNQPGRDEAPYDYRATTPLPYNANGLDTEGLVRDRDGSFWLVDEYGPSLVHVSAKGRVLARHVPKGLGLTGADYPVIESLPAVFLKRKINRGFEGLALLPGGDLVMALQSPLLNPDKASGEDSRSTRLLRFSTRENRVTAEYAYRFDQVGVVEPGQTKTSELKISSVVASGGDRLLVQERTDKSSRVYEVRLRRGSNILGTTWDTTAAPTLEQLDDETAADGPFLAKRLVVDLNTVEGVPGKIEGIAVEGPSTLVLLNDNDFGMTDGPEAFDANGRLVDSDVDTTLVRVHLPRRLR, from the coding sequence ATGATTCCGCGCCTCCTGCGCCGGCCCGCCACCGTGGTCCTGCCCCTGTCCACCGCGCTCGCGCTCTCGGTGGTCATGGGTACGGCCGAGGCGGAGCCCGCACGGCACGGCTCCGCCGCCCGGGTCGTCTCGACCTCGACCCTGCCGGACATCCCGCTGGCCGCCTTCAGCAACGGCCTGCTGCCCGGCAGCGTCGACGACGACCGGGACGTCGACCTGGGCGGCATCGGCAGCGACCTCTACCCGGCCGAGCGGCGCGGCGAGTACTGGACGGTCACCGACCGGGGCCCCAACGGCCAGATAGCCGTCGGCAAGGACAAGCGGCGGACGTTCCCGGTCCCCGGCTTCGACCCGGCGATCGTGAAGGTCCGCGCGGTCGGCGACCGGATCCAGGTGCTGAAGGCGATCCCGCTCACCACGACCTCCGGCGCCCCCGTCACGGGCCTGCCCAACCAGCCGGGCCGCGACGAGGCCCCGTACGACTACAGGGCCACGACCCCGCTCCCGTACAACGCGAACGGCCTCGACACGGAGGGCCTCGTGCGCGACCGGGACGGCAGCTTCTGGCTGGTCGACGAGTACGGCCCGTCGCTGGTGCACGTCTCCGCCAAGGGCCGGGTGCTCGCCCGGCACGTCCCCAAGGGCCTCGGTCTGACCGGCGCCGACTACCCGGTGATCGAGTCCCTCCCGGCCGTCTTCCTCAAGCGCAAGATCAACCGCGGCTTCGAGGGCCTCGCGCTGCTCCCCGGCGGCGACCTGGTCATGGCCCTCCAGAGCCCGCTGCTCAACCCCGACAAGGCGTCCGGCGAGGACTCCCGTAGCACCCGCCTGCTGCGCTTCTCGACCCGCGAGAACAGGGTCACGGCGGAGTACGCGTACCGCTTCGACCAGGTCGGCGTCGTCGAGCCGGGCCAGACGAAGACGTCCGAGCTGAAGATCTCCTCCGTCGTGGCGTCGGGCGGCGACCGCCTCCTCGTCCAGGAGCGCACGGACAAGTCCTCCCGCGTCTACGAGGTACGCCTCCGCCGCGGCTCGAACATCCTCGGCACCACCTGGGACACCACGGCCGCCCCGACCCTGGAGCAGCTCGACGACGAGACGGCCGCCGACGGCCCGTTCCTCGCCAAGCGTCTGGTGGTCGACCTGAACACGGTCGAGGGCGTCCCCGGAAAGATCGAGGGCATCGCCGTCGAAGGCCCGTCGACCCTGGTCCTCCTCAACGACAACGACTTCGGCATGACGGACGGCCCCGAGGCCTTCGACGCGAACGGCCGCCTGGTCGACAGCGACGTGGACACCACCCTGGTCCGCGTCCACCTGCCCCGCCGCCTCCGCTGA
- a CDS encoding sortase domain-containing protein: MGAKRGGSLRKGARGGRGSRWALAAVVAAVLAFVAAVAGYSGRGESGSGSRTSAGVHGPASAVVPSVSAPGPSASPSVPSAGAPSPASSVAPVAAPVPSPGEPVVAEMSIPSIGVEDLDVMPYEGTTDDRAGTRIQDRGVAASPYGERGGVGPGGIGNYLVTAHRLSAGGPLRELPSVAVGDLVHVTARGTVYTYEIVETRTTSFRSARSLAEQRAAVPGEPGEKPTRAMITLSTCATPEDNAAGNFWRDAQHNPEHRIDKIGVLTSTRPA; encoded by the coding sequence ATGGGTGCCAAGCGTGGTGGGTCCCTCCGGAAGGGCGCGCGTGGCGGCCGGGGTTCCCGCTGGGCACTGGCCGCCGTTGTCGCCGCGGTCCTCGCCTTCGTCGCCGCGGTGGCCGGCTACTCCGGCCGTGGGGAGAGCGGTAGCGGTAGCCGTACGTCCGCGGGAGTGCACGGTCCGGCGTCGGCAGTGGTCCCCTCGGTCTCGGCGCCGGGCCCCTCGGCCTCCCCATCGGTCCCTTCCGCCGGGGCTCCTTCCCCCGCTTCCTCGGTCGCTCCGGTCGCCGCGCCCGTTCCCTCGCCCGGGGAGCCCGTCGTCGCCGAGATGTCCATACCGTCGATCGGGGTCGAGGACCTGGATGTCATGCCGTACGAGGGGACGACCGACGACCGCGCGGGTACCCGCATCCAGGATCGTGGCGTGGCGGCGAGTCCCTACGGCGAGCGCGGTGGCGTCGGGCCGGGCGGGATCGGCAACTATCTGGTGACCGCGCACCGGCTCTCGGCCGGCGGGCCGCTGCGTGAGCTGCCCTCGGTCGCGGTGGGGGATCTGGTGCACGTCACCGCCCGGGGCACCGTCTACACCTACGAGATCGTCGAGACCCGGACCACGTCCTTCCGCTCGGCCCGCTCGCTCGCCGAGCAGCGGGCCGCGGTGCCGGGTGAGCCTGGCGAGAAGCCCACCCGGGCCATGATCACGCTCTCCACCTGCGCGACGCCGGAGGACAACGCGGCGGGTAACTTCTGGCGGGACGCCCAGCACAATCCCGAGCACCGGATAGACAAGATCGGCGTCCTGACCTCGACGCGGCCCGCATAG